One Pseudomonas sp. FP1742 genomic window carries:
- a CDS encoding dermonecrotic toxin domain-containing protein, whose protein sequence is MPETASPSAEDVLTQLVTGPSIGEVAATALAPALNELYPSLKIDPTLATVVTPTWVITDDSVVPGENLYESLTDVLVRLGLSGSAVTFIDGEHFLTLQPGVEPLAHLPVKIDAIGRLINTLAPQLFIAYQQQQLDYWNQETKPSTPRWHQLSQSLQDLWNTAPPTDWDADQKAMARTLFNHPDRATRRPQDRYLSKACLIDIDHVENGVNKHLRVLDTAVLVGTSGIRSLVLTHSIAEGFKRYESLEALGETLSSSTQSLQWRLYEPEGNFFHHQACALIALEAEAIGTLQTFQTASSVGLSTQISAAAKSFTDFETLPSSRFNKVRGLLSGWLKTASPADLTRCSRHLMDLALLREQDAGKSFDEGIAALPEFALQALREQMIKDHPAAADLALKDIEISVTSAVVLGTIVVPGKMQTVTLSLTELALQNLIAVPLGNKTVQYKNGDAVPSWMTAAYLEKLVTQVNIGAVYPALIKGKLLDDPRESLRRQDLYTRHLRIQLPLQALQHKMRGEAGINERGYQYVVAAMQENAADRVVNGQPIVIRPLAFVTGDRTDTTADVVTNMFVIGPRNPDQGPCLLYRPLLTPSLTQYPNETNLLYAIKHDKALRQSVLAWLPDDVRFNYSQYVFSGDLPSVWTLTQLLVDPTSVLARMGTVTLGTTALDDDPLATLFKTNANALISLADRQSVSNAQARWATFKQGAWMLFNIALPFLGRNIGIAAWIWQIMDDLQEVTDAVENDDGDRGWTALTDLLLTLGMVLAHQAASRHKPATRPLGQPEIPLQTPAIRPAPKPTVTRLPDLTRLPPTHEASLHAVAALPASSLGTFLDELAITEPKGMTAGAPEPGPHQYLGSLNGKWYAQVGQRWFETTLNDNGDVQIIDSRQSPARTGPLLIKNAKGEWFIDTRLRLRGGGKKLQQREQRTSERQIELKTQMNAFEIEKKSWETQLKEVQTKAQASTATDTQRRLYLEMLEMQMASVSTNIEQMKEFQFRGKIENYRAAMISRLGFQLERLEKWFAQQGPVYENQRRLTLAIIDGESTENAQAARQTFQDTSDLIEAYINKIEFAQSRFEQLNVLGKGGAETIRDFKKVIPALKLQDLKLFQITLTQELCVNEAGTTATQEVREALEDLVEDATLSIQSSLDLVTEDDILRLPERIDGLSDLLEQLTTINQRIIDLPGEFPGQLLQPPLDLMRQRIEVFQQQTETHLASLLRERQSLEPQPGPSRPPNAPAKRIVKTRFRGTVVGQMRSDPGMKGSALLDVTSTQTGKITTFHEKSPGVWVERVNPKAVSPTANTPTLANSILLGQTLLDGVDAFIRRTEAHSKGLRRIPVEIEEMFHQQAHRLNEAASVIDEALTSSNSTDGGPGSAVTVAKQLNDEATRLYSKGHQVRVSMTKLQPPTAGRVQWLHEEGEVSMVKMPGRRLLKSRKKDYLDEYEIRDATDQSVLWYAHFHYGDSAAPVQNFTAAHLKTAQQRRLGGAHRARGTNDDLQAISIYRSEISPQLAKALFFAKKTSTAPES, encoded by the coding sequence ATGCCCGAAACCGCTTCCCCGAGTGCAGAAGATGTACTGACCCAACTGGTCACCGGCCCCTCGATCGGAGAGGTCGCGGCGACTGCTTTAGCGCCCGCGCTCAACGAGTTGTATCCGTCGTTGAAGATCGATCCGACGCTCGCCACGGTCGTCACCCCGACGTGGGTTATCACTGACGACAGTGTCGTGCCGGGTGAAAACCTGTATGAGTCCCTTACCGATGTGCTGGTGCGACTCGGGCTGTCGGGATCAGCTGTGACGTTCATCGATGGTGAACACTTTTTGACCTTGCAACCCGGTGTCGAGCCACTGGCTCACCTGCCGGTGAAAATCGATGCGATAGGACGCCTGATCAATACGCTCGCTCCACAGCTGTTCATCGCCTATCAGCAACAACAACTGGATTACTGGAACCAGGAAACAAAACCCTCGACCCCACGCTGGCATCAGCTTTCGCAGTCATTGCAGGACCTCTGGAACACCGCGCCTCCCACAGACTGGGACGCGGACCAGAAAGCGATGGCCCGCACCCTGTTCAATCACCCGGATCGGGCGACCCGACGGCCTCAGGACCGATACCTGAGCAAGGCCTGCCTGATTGACATCGATCACGTGGAAAACGGTGTGAACAAACATCTGCGGGTTCTGGACACCGCCGTTCTCGTGGGTACGTCGGGCATTCGCAGCCTTGTGCTGACGCACTCTATTGCAGAGGGGTTCAAGCGCTACGAATCTCTTGAGGCATTGGGTGAAACGCTGTCCAGTTCGACGCAGAGCCTGCAGTGGCGTCTGTATGAACCCGAAGGGAATTTTTTCCATCACCAGGCGTGCGCACTGATCGCGCTTGAAGCCGAGGCCATTGGGACATTACAGACATTTCAGACCGCGTCCTCCGTGGGGCTTTCAACACAAATCAGTGCCGCCGCAAAAAGCTTCACCGACTTTGAAACCTTGCCCTCGTCGCGCTTCAACAAGGTTCGGGGTTTATTGTCAGGCTGGCTGAAGACTGCTTCACCTGCGGATCTTACGCGTTGCAGCCGGCACTTGATGGATCTGGCGCTGCTGCGGGAACAGGACGCCGGAAAGTCCTTCGACGAGGGCATCGCAGCGCTGCCTGAGTTTGCCCTGCAAGCCCTGCGCGAACAAATGATCAAAGATCATCCCGCGGCAGCGGATCTGGCACTGAAGGACATTGAAATCAGCGTCACCAGCGCCGTTGTGCTGGGCACCATCGTGGTGCCCGGCAAGATGCAGACAGTCACGCTGTCGCTGACTGAACTGGCGTTACAAAACCTGATTGCCGTTCCGTTGGGCAACAAGACCGTGCAATACAAGAATGGCGATGCCGTGCCGTCCTGGATGACCGCGGCCTATCTGGAAAAGCTCGTTACGCAGGTAAACATCGGTGCGGTGTACCCGGCGTTGATCAAGGGCAAACTGCTTGACGATCCGCGGGAGAGCTTGCGACGACAAGACCTCTACACCCGGCACTTGCGCATTCAGCTACCGTTGCAGGCGCTGCAGCACAAAATGCGTGGCGAAGCAGGCATCAACGAACGTGGCTATCAATACGTGGTAGCGGCCATGCAGGAAAACGCGGCCGATCGCGTTGTCAATGGACAGCCCATCGTCATTCGTCCGCTGGCTTTCGTGACCGGCGATCGCACGGACACTACCGCCGACGTCGTCACCAACATGTTCGTGATCGGCCCCCGGAACCCCGATCAGGGACCGTGCCTGCTGTACCGTCCACTGCTCACCCCCTCGCTGACACAATATCCGAACGAAACCAATCTGCTATACGCAATCAAGCATGACAAAGCCTTGCGCCAATCGGTTCTGGCCTGGCTGCCTGACGATGTGCGCTTCAACTATTCCCAGTATGTGTTTTCAGGTGACCTGCCGTCGGTCTGGACACTGACCCAATTGCTGGTCGATCCCACATCGGTACTGGCCAGGATGGGTACAGTGACACTCGGCACCACCGCACTGGATGACGATCCGTTGGCAACGCTGTTCAAAACCAACGCCAACGCGCTGATCAGCCTGGCGGATCGTCAATCAGTGTCCAATGCGCAAGCTCGCTGGGCAACGTTCAAGCAGGGCGCCTGGATGCTGTTCAACATCGCGCTGCCCTTCCTCGGACGCAATATCGGCATCGCTGCCTGGATCTGGCAGATCATGGACGATTTGCAGGAGGTGACCGATGCCGTAGAAAACGATGACGGTGATCGTGGCTGGACCGCCCTGACCGATCTGCTGTTGACGCTCGGCATGGTGCTCGCCCATCAGGCAGCATCTCGTCATAAACCGGCGACCCGGCCGCTGGGTCAGCCTGAAATCCCCCTCCAGACACCTGCGATCCGGCCAGCCCCAAAGCCGACGGTGACACGCCTGCCCGACCTCACCCGGTTACCGCCTACCCACGAAGCATCCCTGCATGCCGTCGCGGCACTCCCGGCCTCCTCCCTGGGTACTTTTCTCGATGAGCTGGCCATCACCGAACCCAAGGGCATGACCGCCGGCGCCCCGGAGCCCGGACCTCACCAATACCTCGGTTCACTCAATGGAAAGTGGTATGCGCAGGTCGGTCAGCGATGGTTCGAAACCACGCTCAACGACAACGGCGACGTGCAGATCATTGACTCTCGCCAGTCTCCCGCACGCACCGGTCCGCTGCTGATCAAGAATGCCAAAGGCGAATGGTTCATTGATACGCGGTTGAGACTGAGGGGTGGCGGCAAGAAATTACAACAGAGAGAGCAACGAACATCAGAACGTCAGATAGAACTGAAAACCCAGATGAACGCGTTTGAAATAGAGAAAAAAAGCTGGGAGACGCAATTGAAGGAGGTGCAGACAAAAGCGCAGGCTTCGACAGCCACCGACACGCAGCGCCGCTTGTACCTTGAAATGCTCGAGATGCAAATGGCCTCGGTCAGCACCAACATCGAGCAGATGAAAGAGTTTCAATTTCGCGGGAAGATCGAAAATTACCGCGCAGCGATGATAAGCCGTCTGGGTTTTCAGCTTGAGCGGCTGGAAAAGTGGTTCGCCCAGCAGGGTCCGGTCTACGAGAACCAGAGACGCCTCACCCTCGCCATTATCGACGGCGAGAGCACGGAAAACGCACAGGCTGCTCGTCAGACCTTCCAGGACACCAGCGATCTGATTGAGGCCTACATCAACAAAATCGAATTCGCGCAATCGCGTTTCGAGCAACTGAACGTTCTCGGTAAAGGTGGCGCCGAAACGATACGTGACTTCAAAAAAGTCATACCTGCGCTGAAGCTACAGGATCTGAAACTGTTCCAGATCACGCTGACGCAAGAGTTGTGCGTCAACGAGGCCGGTACCACCGCTACCCAGGAGGTACGAGAGGCACTCGAAGACCTGGTCGAAGACGCCACCCTCTCCATCCAGTCTTCGCTTGATCTGGTCACTGAGGATGACATCCTGCGTTTGCCCGAGCGGATCGACGGCCTGAGTGATCTACTCGAGCAACTCACCACCATCAACCAGCGCATCATCGATCTGCCGGGCGAGTTCCCGGGTCAGCTGCTGCAACCACCGCTCGACCTGATGCGCCAACGTATAGAAGTGTTCCAGCAACAAACCGAGACGCATTTGGCGAGCCTGCTGCGAGAGCGCCAGAGCCTTGAGCCGCAACCCGGGCCTTCCCGGCCACCAAACGCTCCTGCCAAGCGCATCGTCAAGACCCGCTTTCGGGGCACGGTGGTCGGCCAGATGCGCAGCGATCCGGGGATGAAGGGATCTGCATTGCTTGATGTGACATCAACGCAGACCGGCAAAATCACGACCTTTCATGAAAAGTCCCCGGGCGTCTGGGTTGAAAGGGTGAACCCAAAAGCGGTTTCACCCACCGCAAACACCCCCACGCTGGCCAACAGCATTCTCCTGGGGCAAACATTGCTGGACGGTGTGGATGCGTTCATTCGGCGCACAGAGGCCCACTCAAAAGGGCTACGAAGAATTCCCGTGGAAATCGAGGAAATGTTCCATCAGCAGGCCCATCGCCTGAATGAAGCAGCGAGCGTTATCGACGAAGCCCTGACGTCCAGCAATTCGACCGATGGCGGCCCGGGATCCGCCGTTACGGTGGCCAAACAACTCAACGACGAGGCCACCAGGCTTTACAGCAAAGGGCATCAGGTTCGAGTCAGCATGACCAAGCTGCAGCCTCCAACTGCGGGCCGCGTCCAGTGGTTGCATGAGGAAGGCGAAGTAAGCATGGTCAAAATGCCGGGCCGACGTTTGCTCAAGAGCCGCAAAAAAGATTACCTCGATGAATATGAGATTCGTGACGCCACCGACCAAAGTGTCTTGTGGTACGCACATTTCCACTACGGCGACTCCGCGGCGCCTGTGCAAAACTTCACGGCGGCGCACCTGAAAACCGCTCAACAAAGGCGCTTGGGCGGCGCGCACCGAGCGCGTGGTACGAATGACGATCTGCAGGCGATTTCGATCTACCGCAGCGAGATCAGTCCTCAACTGGCTAAAGCGCTGTTCTTCGCAAAGAAGACGTCGACAGCGCCTGAATCGTGA